A window from Oscillatoria salina IIICB1 encodes these proteins:
- a CDS encoding GAF domain-containing sensor histidine kinase, whose amino-acid sequence MSYPNPTLAPASSELIALCQSQVNLLTQGLGASWTAIYLTAELVEETPKLVPIVVYPEKATFWQEASGVRLLNEGNYQFNSPPRLQGAEMPQEVGVTAAEAEILLMRERQIVLPLIYEEVMMGILVTGRQDRAWNSKEVNQIEKIAKTVAIACKFERRQEWYKQQLREQEIFAEQQFDKFHDLLHQLQNPIAALRTFGKLLIKRLVGSPGDRQIAENIVRESDRLQDLLAQFRSWLEVAENSTPTLVAKPTPKLLPGSSTETKVGFQLETLEITTILEPLLASAEAIAQEKGLRLVTEIPATIQPIKANPQALREVLSNLIDNAIKYTPQGQIYLQVGIEKQTAKQTYQGIAISDTGTGIPPADRERIFERHYRGVQAESEIPGSGLGLAIAKEYIQQMQGHIELISPAVFSKANSSELPGTTFIVWLPVAN is encoded by the coding sequence ATGTCTTATCCTAACCCGACGTTGGCTCCTGCCAGTTCAGAATTAATTGCATTATGTCAGTCTCAGGTAAATTTGTTAACTCAAGGGTTAGGGGCGAGTTGGACAGCGATCTATTTAACCGCAGAATTGGTAGAAGAGACTCCCAAGCTAGTTCCAATCGTAGTTTACCCGGAAAAAGCCACATTTTGGCAAGAAGCATCAGGCGTACGTTTATTGAACGAAGGGAACTATCAATTTAATTCACCACCTCGTCTGCAAGGGGCGGAAATGCCGCAAGAGGTAGGAGTGACAGCAGCAGAAGCAGAAATTTTGTTGATGCGGGAGCGTCAAATTGTGTTGCCGTTAATTTACGAAGAAGTAATGATGGGTATTCTGGTGACAGGACGACAAGATCGAGCCTGGAACTCCAAAGAAGTTAATCAAATTGAGAAAATAGCGAAAACTGTGGCGATCGCCTGTAAGTTTGAGCGACGACAAGAATGGTATAAACAGCAGTTACGAGAACAAGAAATTTTTGCCGAACAGCAATTTGATAAGTTTCACGACTTGCTGCACCAACTACAAAATCCGATCGCGGCTTTGCGAACCTTTGGCAAACTATTAATTAAACGTTTAGTGGGATCGCCAGGCGATCGCCAGATTGCGGAAAATATTGTTCGTGAGAGCGATCGCTTGCAAGATTTACTCGCTCAATTTCGTTCCTGGCTGGAGGTTGCAGAAAATTCGACGCCGACTTTAGTTGCGAAACCAACACCAAAATTATTACCGGGAAGTAGCACAGAAACTAAGGTTGGGTTTCAGTTAGAAACCCTAGAAATCACCACTATTTTAGAACCATTACTCGCCTCAGCCGAAGCGATCGCCCAAGAAAAAGGTTTGCGTTTGGTGACAGAAATTCCAGCGACGATTCAACCCATAAAAGCCAATCCTCAAGCTTTACGAGAAGTCTTGAGTAATTTAATCGATAACGCCATCAAATACACTCCCCAAGGACAAATTTATCTTCAGGTAGGCATAGAAAAACAAACAGCGAAGCAAACTTACCAAGGAATCGCCATTAGCGACACTGGTACGGGAATTCCACCCGCAGATCGAGAACGAATTTTTGAGCGTCATTATCGAGGAGTACAAGCAGAAAGCGAGATTCCCGGTAGCGGTTTAGGATTAGCGATCGCCAAAGAATACATCCAACAAATGCAAGGACATATAGAATTAATTAGCCCTGCTGTATTCAGCAAGGCTAATTCTTCTGAGTTACCAGGAACCACATTTATTGTTTGGCTACCAGTAGCTAATTAA
- a CDS encoding tellurite resistance TerB family protein codes for MPKTTKTKQLLKILIGAAWIDGTIQAEEREHLKNMAQENNLANDPEIKSLLSEIKQVKPAECYNWLEDYLGENPSKEDYQDLIEAISALIYSDNEVAIEESKLLTRLQLLDPENEPPKSAFDKAIKKIQKLYRQAVDSQN; via the coding sequence ATGCCAAAAACTACTAAAACCAAACAACTGTTAAAAATCTTGATTGGTGCTGCTTGGATTGATGGTACTATTCAAGCTGAAGAACGCGAACATTTAAAGAATATGGCACAAGAAAATAATCTGGCTAATGACCCAGAAATTAAATCTTTGTTGTCAGAAATTAAACAAGTTAAGCCCGCCGAATGTTACAATTGGCTTGAAGATTATTTGGGAGAAAATCCTAGTAAGGAAGACTATCAAGATTTGATAGAAGCAATTAGTGCGTTGATTTACAGCGATAATGAGGTTGCTATTGAGGAAAGTAAATTATTGACTCGTTTACAGTTACTAGATCCGGAAAACGAACCTCCTAAATCGGCTTTTGATAAGGCGATTAAAAAAATTCAAAAATTGTACCGTCAAGCAGTTGATTCCCAAAATTAA
- a CDS encoding S-layer homology domain-containing protein: MSNSTQMKATAAVLLTLGMNGAAIAPFLTPTAAFAQTSGFRDVPSSYWAKDFIEELADRGVIAGFPDGTFRPEAPVTRAQFASMVAAFNEPQERSAITFRDVASNYWATPAIRKAYETGFLTGYPNNYFRPDLNIPREQVLVSLAAGLDYTLQGSQSQLLSNYLDASNISSYATDEIAATTERKVVVNYPNVEYLNPTRSATRAEVAAFIYQALVNEGQAPTISSRFIVSPTPVATEFRIPSGTQIPVAYEREKILLTEDESAEITLTVDANITTRDGQLLIPANSEIVGDLTPADGGTQFVAKEIIFPDGETLAISAVSDVISDTEIIRKGGNITTLIKNAAIGTGAAAAIAGVTGDRAIATEELLIGAGVGALGTLIQRFIGRNSVELIVIDPETDLDLTLTRDLVVSAQR; the protein is encoded by the coding sequence ATGTCTAACTCAACTCAGATGAAAGCAACGGCGGCGGTACTTTTAACATTAGGAATGAATGGTGCAGCGATCGCGCCTTTTCTCACTCCTACTGCTGCATTCGCCCAAACAAGCGGATTTCGTGATGTTCCTTCCAGTTATTGGGCGAAAGATTTTATCGAAGAATTGGCAGATCGAGGTGTAATTGCTGGCTTTCCAGATGGTACTTTTAGACCAGAAGCTCCAGTAACTCGCGCTCAATTTGCTTCGATGGTTGCAGCTTTTAACGAACCACAAGAACGCAGTGCAATTACATTCCGTGATGTCGCTTCAAATTATTGGGCTACACCAGCAATCAGAAAAGCTTATGAAACTGGTTTCTTGACAGGTTATCCGAATAATTATTTCCGACCCGATCTAAACATTCCTCGCGAACAAGTTTTAGTATCTTTAGCGGCTGGATTAGATTACACCCTTCAAGGTTCGCAAAGCCAACTTTTGAGCAACTACTTGGATGCTTCTAATATTAGTAGTTATGCTACTGATGAAATTGCGGCGACGACAGAACGTAAAGTTGTAGTTAACTATCCTAATGTGGAATATCTCAATCCAACTCGTAGTGCAACTCGTGCAGAAGTAGCTGCTTTTATTTATCAAGCTTTGGTAAATGAAGGACAAGCGCCGACAATTTCTTCTCGTTTTATTGTCTCACCAACACCTGTTGCAACTGAATTTAGAATTCCTTCTGGAACTCAAATTCCGGTTGCTTACGAACGAGAAAAAATTCTCTTGACTGAAGATGAATCTGCGGAAATTACTTTGACTGTAGATGCGAATATTACTACCAGAGATGGTCAGTTATTAATTCCAGCTAATTCGGAAATTGTTGGGGATTTGACACCAGCCGATGGTGGAACTCAATTTGTTGCGAAAGAGATAATTTTCCCTGATGGTGAAACTTTAGCAATCTCAGCAGTTTCGGACGTAATTTCCGATACAGAAATTATTCGTAAAGGTGGCAATATTACTACCTTAATTAAAAATGCGGCGATTGGCACAGGTGCAGCCGCAGCGATCGCGGGAGTAACTGGCGATCGCGCGATCGCTACCGAAGAATTACTGATTGGTGCTGGTGTGGGTGCGCTAGGAACTTTGATTCAACGTTTTATCGGTCGCAATAGTGTAGAATTGATTGTCATTGACCCGGAAACGGATTTGGATTTAACTTTAACTAGAGACTTGGTAGTATCGGCTCAACGTTAA
- a CDS encoding DUF3155 domain-containing protein, translating to MARKRKRKSRRRQEGRKILELVPQFNIESGEDKPVTAARKYIKAENIVPPALLVVKRNEHTTDRYFWAEKGLFGAQYVEENHFLFPSLRFVSPPSKTKLVTANSSSN from the coding sequence TTGGCAAGAAAACGCAAGCGCAAAAGTCGTCGTCGGCAAGAGGGAAGAAAAATATTAGAGCTTGTACCTCAGTTTAATATCGAAAGTGGCGAAGACAAACCCGTAACAGCAGCGAGAAAATACATAAAAGCGGAAAATATAGTCCCGCCAGCGTTACTGGTTGTGAAACGGAACGAACATACCACAGACCGTTATTTTTGGGCAGAGAAAGGTCTATTCGGAGCGCAATACGTTGAAGAAAACCATTTTCTCTTTCCTAGTTTACGGTTTGTTAGCCCTCCCAGCAAGACTAAGTTAGTTACTGCTAATAGTAGCAGCAATTAA
- a CDS encoding cofactor assembly of complex C subunit B has protein sequence MDTPILTSTFFLTLLLMVGLFFFIRASAKDRTTQVQLIASESEASVLDKLQQYFTQRAYRVAAVDEEQHQLIFTGFVQPSWFLAIFLSFLAACGFLCLGLVLSFLFPQIGNWFLGLILLAPIAGIYYWQKAGRTEEVSLQIQQRSPDNSLPQSLLTVTAHRDELIQLQQALPFQPAPSELSS, from the coding sequence ATGGATACGCCAATTCTTACTTCGACTTTTTTCTTGACTTTGTTGTTAATGGTGGGTCTGTTTTTCTTTATCCGGGCTTCGGCTAAAGACCGTACTACCCAGGTACAATTGATTGCATCCGAATCAGAGGCTTCTGTGCTGGATAAGTTACAGCAGTATTTTACTCAAAGAGCTTACCGCGTCGCTGCGGTTGATGAAGAACAACATCAGCTTATTTTTACTGGTTTTGTCCAACCTAGCTGGTTTCTAGCGATTTTTTTGAGTTTCCTGGCGGCTTGTGGCTTTCTTTGTTTGGGGCTGGTTTTATCTTTCTTATTTCCCCAAATTGGTAATTGGTTTCTGGGATTGATTTTACTTGCTCCGATCGCTGGAATTTATTATTGGCAAAAAGCGGGTCGTACTGAAGAGGTTTCTTTGCAAATTCAGCAGCGATCGCCTGACAACTCCTTACCTCAAAGTTTACTTACTGTCACGGCTCATCGTGACGAATTGATTCAACTTCAGCAAGCATTACCTTTTCAACCTGCTCCTAGCGAGCTATCTTCTTAG
- a CDS encoding PadR family transcriptional regulator: MKFEDIYQYFDSPPPVYLNKEVAVCYVLSVLVRGESYGTELIELLEKEYPTYRLSDTVLYSALKFLEESETISGYWKKVEGRGRPRRMYQICLESHHKAEELANFWQQYVNNEEKAM, from the coding sequence ATGAAATTTGAGGATATCTATCAGTATTTCGACAGTCCTCCTCCGGTATATCTGAATAAGGAAGTAGCTGTTTGTTACGTTCTGTCTGTTTTGGTACGGGGAGAGTCATACGGAACTGAACTGATTGAACTATTGGAAAAAGAGTATCCAACTTATCGACTTTCGGATACTGTTCTTTATAGCGCTCTGAAGTTTCTGGAAGAGTCAGAAACTATTAGTGGCTATTGGAAAAAAGTGGAAGGAAGGGGTAGACCCAGGCGGATGTATCAAATTTGTCTGGAGTCTCATCATAAAGCTGAAGAATTGGCTAATTTTTGGCAACAGTATGTGAATAACGAGGAGAAGGCGATGTGA
- a CDS encoding DUF3611 family protein, with protein sequence MRNQPQIKSSIPQAVQKVSVSMRRAGQIGLWVQIFLGVVSGLILGGAIVSQNVGANEGGGQEGFGIFLAICGLVTLGVSIYFCLRYLNIGKLLMNADPALRPSKADTIEVLRLGLIVNLVGMLLTLLGAEATVGIILGKALSQPQGLTTYDPERFVRALDIFVVQANINTIAAHFVGIVVSLLLINRVTR encoded by the coding sequence ATGAGAAATCAGCCTCAAATCAAATCTTCCATTCCCCAAGCCGTACAAAAAGTGTCTGTAAGTATGAGACGCGCAGGTCAAATTGGCTTATGGGTACAAATCTTCTTAGGTGTCGTCTCAGGTCTAATTTTGGGAGGAGCGATCGTCTCTCAAAATGTAGGCGCAAATGAAGGGGGCGGTCAAGAAGGCTTTGGCATTTTCTTAGCCATTTGCGGACTCGTTACCTTGGGTGTCAGCATTTACTTTTGTTTGCGTTACCTCAATATCGGTAAACTCCTCATGAATGCTGACCCCGCTTTACGTCCCAGTAAAGCCGATACTATCGAAGTCCTACGACTAGGACTAATCGTTAACCTCGTCGGAATGTTACTCACTCTTTTAGGTGCAGAAGCCACTGTAGGTATTATCCTCGGTAAAGCTTTATCCCAACCTCAAGGTTTAACCACCTACGACCCCGAACGCTTTGTTCGCGCTTTAGATATTTTCGTTGTTCAAGCGAATATCAACACGATCGCCGCTCATTTTGTCGGAATTGTCGTTTCTCTCTTGCTCATCAATCGCGTCACTCGCTAA